The Mesomycoplasma flocculare ATCC 27399 genome includes a window with the following:
- a CDS encoding DNA-directed RNA polymerase subunit beta', with protein MNTKVSRQYAQIYENSIEKISLAMATPEDVLEWSRGEVSRPETINYKTFKPERGGLFDELIFGPLVDFKCSICGRKYRKSNENQLCVATKDCQISKSQIMSKLSRRYAMGHIALNAPILHFWFFKIDHSIIAKLLGLKVIEGNKPATTITKTAIEHLIYYKSHIVLETGGLKSLQKNKIIDIADAALVYRNALVEILEFYAPETEEYEAISEALSELTEVASSRIGREYGIDYYELNEIIEEFSDARIATGTKAIEYLLEKLNLHAEKAQIEQEIAVIQKQIRTSKKIIIKHQKRDKLYKRLQVINAFINSGQDPKVMIIKNLPVIPADLRPLIQLDGSRHSTSDCNELYRRIIIRNNRLKRWKDAEAPVIIIQNEMRMLQEAVDALIDNQKKSTNQVTTKENRPLKSISDSLTGKKGRFRQNLLGKRVDYSGRSVIVVGPKLKMHQAGLPRKMAAVLFEPWIIKNLIQEKIAGSIKSARKMIEEENPIIWPHVAKVIENKPIILNRAPTLHRLSIQAFDPVLVRAKAIQLHPLVTAGFNADFDGDQMAVHIPISPDAIRETRELMFADKNILGPKDGEPIVNPSQDMVLGIYYLSQEKAGAKGEGSFFSSYDEMQKAYEFRAVDLHARVVLPFEIVKPLIGKNTRGHLISTVGKFILNKVFPDNFPFIFDQKVDDLELDYHLKIKKYVLPYGANFRDYIANLEINEPLDKKAIAKIVRQIYDNYNGVLAKEDIATVIDQLDFENYENCILMYEKLRDYKGDKLPISHLSKLTEFTISEFKKLFKREDQPMQIETYRVFEDHEKVELLEKIWFNYNNMVCSILDKIKDLGFYYSTISGTSIAISDIKIAPRKHEFIAEGEDYINKLNAFYTKGLITDDERYVLSIAKWTQIKNDIQADLSESVANDQQNSLVMMMKSGARGNISNFVQLAGMRGLMANNVKALKVDAENERVVRSIVEVPVKSSFLEGLTSFEFYSSTHGARKGLTDTALNTAKSGYLTRRLVDVAQNIVVKENDCFSDFGFVVKDIVDTKTNTIIVPLIERIEGRFLNKDVYDSKGIKLASADTLIDLQTAKKIIAAGIKKVEIRSILSCHTKNSVCKKCYGKDLSTNRLVTIGEAVGIIAAQSIGEPGTQLTMRTFHTGGVANVEDITGGFTRLIELIDSHEHPWGRPAKISPYYGIITKISDLAEKNAVNKGFLITIEYKVSKTERAEHIIRIEQNQKLRVKVGDKVIPGQKLVEGPIILKELLAISDARTLQNYLLKEIQRIYRMQGITISDKYIEIIIRQMLSKIQIIESGDSNFFVGSIVDISEYQEVNGQLLSEGKKPAFGNVIVKGAKQIPLLSNSFLAAASYQETSKILVHSVISSQVDRLEGLKENIIVGHKIPAGTNSNYEPKSKFDIPNPFNFFIKTSR; from the coding sequence ATGAACACAAAAGTTTCGCGACAATATGCCCAAATTTACGAGAATTCAATTGAAAAAATTTCGCTTGCAATGGCAACTCCAGAAGATGTTCTTGAATGATCTCGAGGCGAAGTTTCAAGACCTGAAACAATCAATTACAAAACTTTCAAACCTGAGCGCGGTGGTCTTTTTGATGAACTAATTTTTGGTCCGCTTGTTGATTTTAAATGTTCAATTTGTGGGCGAAAATACCGAAAATCTAACGAAAATCAACTTTGTGTTGCCACAAAAGATTGTCAGATTTCAAAATCGCAGATAATGTCAAAATTATCGCGCCGTTATGCAATGGGACATATTGCTTTAAATGCGCCGATTCTTCACTTTTGATTTTTCAAAATTGACCATTCAATTATCGCTAAATTATTAGGACTTAAAGTAATTGAAGGTAATAAACCTGCAACTACCATTACCAAAACCGCAATTGAACATTTAATTTATTATAAATCTCACATTGTTCTTGAAACAGGAGGACTAAAATCTCTACAAAAAAACAAGATTATTGATATTGCTGATGCTGCGCTTGTTTATCGTAATGCTCTTGTTGAAATTCTTGAATTTTATGCTCCCGAAACCGAAGAATATGAGGCAATTTCTGAGGCTTTATCCGAACTTACCGAAGTTGCCTCAAGTCGAATTGGTCGTGAATACGGGATTGATTATTATGAATTAAACGAAATAATCGAAGAATTTTCTGATGCCCGAATTGCAACAGGAACAAAAGCAATTGAATATTTGCTAGAAAAATTAAATTTGCATGCCGAAAAAGCGCAAATTGAACAAGAGATCGCTGTTATCCAAAAACAAATTAGAACAAGCAAAAAAATTATCATAAAACACCAAAAAAGAGACAAACTTTATAAAAGATTACAAGTAATTAACGCTTTTATTAATTCAGGACAAGATCCAAAAGTAATGATAATTAAAAATTTGCCAGTAATTCCCGCAGATTTACGACCACTTATCCAACTTGATGGCTCCCGTCATTCAACTAGTGATTGCAATGAATTATATCGGAGAATCATCATTCGTAACAATCGGCTAAAAAGATGAAAAGATGCAGAAGCCCCGGTAATTATTATCCAAAATGAAATGCGAATGCTCCAAGAAGCCGTTGATGCTTTAATTGATAATCAAAAAAAATCAACCAACCAAGTAACAACAAAAGAAAATCGGCCATTAAAATCGATTTCCGATTCGCTAACCGGGAAAAAAGGAAGATTTCGCCAAAACCTCTTAGGCAAACGCGTAGATTATTCTGGTAGGTCGGTAATTGTTGTCGGGCCTAAATTAAAAATGCATCAAGCGGGATTACCTCGAAAAATGGCTGCAGTTTTGTTTGAACCTTGAATTATTAAAAATTTAATTCAAGAAAAAATCGCCGGTTCAATTAAATCCGCGCGGAAAATGATTGAAGAAGAAAACCCTATTATCTGGCCTCATGTTGCAAAAGTAATCGAAAATAAGCCAATAATTTTGAATAGAGCACCAACTTTGCACCGGCTTTCAATTCAAGCCTTTGACCCTGTTTTGGTAAGAGCAAAAGCAATTCAGCTCCATCCACTTGTCACCGCTGGATTTAACGCTGATTTTGATGGCGACCAAATGGCAGTCCATATCCCGATTTCTCCTGATGCTATCAGAGAAACGCGAGAATTAATGTTTGCCGATAAAAATATTTTAGGACCAAAAGATGGCGAGCCAATCGTTAATCCTTCACAAGACATGGTTTTAGGTATTTATTATTTATCCCAAGAAAAAGCCGGTGCAAAAGGCGAAGGTTCCTTTTTTTCTTCTTATGATGAAATGCAAAAAGCCTATGAATTCAGAGCAGTTGACCTTCATGCCCGGGTTGTTTTACCTTTTGAAATTGTAAAACCACTTATTGGGAAAAACACGCGTGGACATTTAATTTCAACAGTGGGAAAATTTATTCTAAACAAAGTTTTTCCTGATAATTTTCCTTTCATTTTTGATCAAAAAGTTGATGACTTAGAACTTGACTATCACCTTAAAATAAAAAAATATGTCCTGCCTTATGGCGCTAATTTCCGTGATTATATTGCAAATTTAGAAATTAATGAACCTTTAGATAAAAAGGCAATTGCCAAAATTGTAAGACAAATTTATGATAATTATAATGGTGTGCTTGCAAAAGAAGATATTGCCACTGTAATTGATCAGCTTGATTTTGAAAATTATGAAAATTGTATTCTCATGTACGAAAAACTTCGCGATTATAAGGGGGATAAACTACCAATTTCTCACCTTTCAAAATTAACAGAATTTACCATTTCCGAATTTAAAAAACTATTCAAACGCGAAGATCAACCAATGCAAATTGAAACTTACCGTGTTTTTGAGGACCATGAAAAAGTTGAACTACTTGAAAAAATTTGGTTTAATTATAATAACATGGTTTGCTCAATTCTTGATAAAATTAAAGATTTAGGTTTTTACTATTCAACAATTTCAGGAACTTCGATTGCAATTTCGGATATCAAAATCGCCCCAAGAAAACACGAATTTATTGCTGAGGGCGAAGATTATATAAATAAATTAAACGCTTTTTATACCAAAGGGCTTATAACAGATGATGAAAGATATGTGCTTTCAATTGCAAAATGAACGCAAATTAAAAATGATATTCAAGCCGATCTTAGTGAATCTGTTGCAAATGATCAACAAAATTCACTTGTAATGATGATGAAATCTGGGGCAAGAGGAAATATTTCTAACTTTGTGCAACTAGCAGGAATGCGCGGCTTGATGGCAAATAATGTCAAAGCACTTAAAGTTGATGCTGAAAATGAACGTGTTGTCCGTTCGATTGTTGAGGTTCCCGTTAAATCTTCCTTCCTTGAAGGTTTAACTTCTTTTGAATTTTACTCTTCAACTCACGGTGCGCGAAAAGGGCTAACTGATACAGCGCTTAATACTGCAAAATCCGGATATCTTACTAGACGACTTGTCGATGTTGCCCAAAACATTGTCGTTAAAGAAAATGATTGTTTTTCCGATTTTGGTTTTGTGGTAAAAGATATTGTCGATACAAAAACAAATACAATAATTGTGCCTTTAATTGAAAGAATTGAAGGACGATTTTTAAACAAAGATGTCTATGATTCTAAAGGAATTAAGCTTGCAAGCGCAGATACGCTTATCGATTTACAAACTGCGAAAAAAATTATTGCCGCAGGTATTAAAAAAGTCGAAATTCGCTCCATTTTGTCTTGCCATACCAAAAATAGTGTTTGCAAAAAATGTTATGGAAAAGATTTATCAACAAATCGTCTTGTGACAATCGGTGAAGCTGTTGGGATTATCGCCGCGCAATCAATTGGTGAACCCGGAACTCAACTGACAATGCGAACTTTCCATACTGGCGGGGTTGCTAATGTTGAGGATATAACCGGCGGATTTACAAGGTTAATTGAACTAATTGATTCTCACGAACATCCTTGAGGACGACCAGCAAAAATTTCGCCTTATTATGGAATAATTACAAAAATTTCCGATCTTGCCGAAAAAAATGCGGTAAATAAAGGTTTTTTAATCACAATTGAATATAAAGTATCTAAAACCGAAAGAGCAGAACATATTATCCGGATCGAACAAAACCAAAAATTGCGTGTTAAAGTTGGCGATAAAGTAATTCCGGGTCAAAAACTGGTTGAAGGACCAATAATTTTAAAAGAATTACTCGCAATTTCTGATGCTCGCACATTACAAAACTACCTTTTAAAAGAAATCCAAAGAATTTACCGAATGCAAGGAATTACAATTTCTGATAAATATATCGAGATTATTATTCGGCAAATGCTTTCAAAAATTCAAATTATCGAAAGTGGTGATTCGAATTTCTTTGTTGGCTCAATTGTCGATATTAGCGAATATCAGGAAGTTAACGGTCAGTTGCTATCAGAAGGGAAAAAGCCAGCTTTTGGAAATGTTATTGTCAAAGGCGCAAAACAAATTCCGCTGTTATCAAATTCCTTTCTTGCAGCTGCAAGTTATCAAGAAACCTCAAAAATACTCGTACATTCTGTAATTTCTTCACAAGTTGACCGACTTGAAGGGCTAAAAGAAAACATTATTGTCGGACATAAAATTCCAGCTGGTACTAATTCAAATTATGAACCAAAATCAAAATTTGACATCCCTAATCCTTTCAATTTCTTTATAAAAACCAGCCGTTAA